The following are encoded together in the Holophagales bacterium genome:
- a CDS encoding acyl-CoA dehydrogenase family protein — MTTVDAITPSVPPLSVLTESEREIAESVHQFAVESIGPRSHAMDEANHIDAELVRQFFDLDLMGIEIPEEYGGLGQTFGTSIAVIEALARVDAACAVVVDVQNTLVNNAILRWASPGLKKTYLPQLAKKKVGAYALSEAESGSDAFALKTRAEKKGDRWVLNGGKLWITNGLEAEIFLVFANVDFSKGYRGITAFLVESGWKGFTKGKKEDKLGIRASSTLALAFEDLEVPEENVVGKVGEGYKTAIETLNEGRIGIGAQMIGIARAALDYSAKYVQTRVQFGKPIAEHQAIQHELARMDMELECARLAVYNAARLKEAGLPFAREGAIAKLKSSEVAEYCTSKGLELLGGYGYVKDYPLEKMYRDAKIGKIYEGTSYMQLNTIAKDVLKRTA; from the coding sequence ATGACGACAGTCGACGCGATCACACCCTCCGTCCCGCCGCTCTCCGTCCTGACCGAGTCGGAGCGGGAGATCGCCGAAAGCGTCCACCAGTTCGCCGTCGAGTCGATCGGACCCCGATCCCACGCGATGGACGAGGCCAACCACATCGACGCGGAGCTCGTCCGCCAGTTCTTCGATCTCGACCTGATGGGGATCGAGATCCCCGAGGAGTACGGCGGGCTCGGACAGACGTTCGGAACGTCCATCGCCGTCATCGAGGCGCTCGCCCGCGTCGACGCGGCCTGCGCCGTCGTCGTCGACGTCCAGAACACCCTCGTGAACAACGCGATCCTCCGCTGGGCCTCGCCCGGGCTGAAGAAGACCTACCTGCCGCAGCTCGCAAAGAAGAAGGTCGGCGCGTACGCCCTTTCGGAGGCCGAGTCGGGCTCCGACGCCTTCGCGCTGAAGACGCGCGCCGAGAAGAAGGGGGACCGCTGGGTCCTCAACGGCGGCAAGCTCTGGATCACGAACGGCCTCGAGGCAGAGATCTTCCTCGTTTTCGCGAACGTCGACTTCTCCAAGGGATACAGGGGAATCACCGCCTTCCTGGTCGAATCGGGATGGAAGGGCTTCACGAAGGGGAAGAAGGAGGACAAGCTCGGAATTCGCGCCTCCTCCACGCTCGCTCTCGCCTTCGAGGATCTCGAGGTCCCGGAGGAGAACGTCGTCGGCAAGGTGGGCGAGGGGTACAAGACCGCCATCGAGACGTTGAACGAAGGGCGGATAGGGATCGGCGCTCAGATGATCGGGATCGCGCGCGCCGCTCTCGACTACTCGGCGAAGTACGTCCAGACGCGGGTCCAGTTCGGCAAGCCGATCGCCGAGCACCAGGCCATCCAGCACGAGCTGGCCCGGATGGACATGGAGCTCGAGTGCGCCCGCCTCGCCGTCTACAACGCGGCGCGGCTCAAGGAAGCGGGCCTGCCGTTCGCGCGCGAGGGGGCCATCGCGAAGCTCAAGTCCTCCGAGGTCGCCGAGTACTGCACCTCGAAGGGGCTCGAGCTCCTCGGTGGCTACGGCTACGTGAAGGACTACCCCCTCGAGAAGATGTACCGCGATGCCAAGATCGGGAAGATCTACGAGGGGACGTCGTACATGCAGCTCAACACCATCGCCAAGGACGTCCTGAAGCGAACGGCCTGA
- a CDS encoding carboxypeptidase regulatory-like domain-containing protein — translation MKSDQSTLPGVAVTALHVPTGTRYTAVTAANGRFSILNVRVGGPYTVTAAISGFRESTQKDINVALGESRQLTFALDLESVTESLVVTAESAPLISPDRMGSGTAVSEDQMTALPTISRQFQDFARTNPYVNVSLSDDAGSSMSVSGKNNRYNTIQIDGAVNNDLFGLGTYGSPGSQTYTQPISLDAVQELQVVVSPYDIKQSGFTGGAINAITRSGSNTWSASVYGSTRNESFVGDKVPNAYGDEFDRPVASFDSDTFSARLGGPIVKDKLFFFLSGEMNRRSEPTGGAADGSGVNNYNNPAEAARFRNILISKYGYDPGTLGDYNGDTDSDLLVGKLDFNVNESNNVSLRHNFVDAARDVTPARTSSVYGFETAGYAIASKTNSTVLQVNSVFGASSFNVGRIGYQTVRDSREVPVAFPSVYICNNPNTFCTGNNTYKLLAGTERSSGANGLDQDILEITDDFTLLKGDHTITLGTHNEFFDFSNIFIQDVTGTYFFRSVDAFEAGTADRYQVKYATGSDPRRATEFGAQQWGLYAGDQWRVSNAFTLNLGLRVDVPVLNDKPTYNPAVDTAFGIDTTEVPSSQLMISPRVGFNWTPTKSGKDQIRGGVGVFAGRTPYVWISNAYGGTGIERIDLSASNVPFNPDPYNPPINFPPGTGAVSVDTIDPDFKFPMILRSTLAYDRELPGGIRATVEGMFTKTLQDVFYQNINKVETGATTFWGAPVYANKNSSFSNVVNLTNTSRGEQQNISLQLQKNFPFGLYLSGSYAYMKAKAAFEATSSVAFSNWQFQTTNGDIYTEHLTRSFFEIPHRFTAVASQTFRTGPVAHNVGLVFNAQSGQPYSMLMGSSGASVNGDGATNNDLLFVPNNYSDVVWRGTGAPTEEQWNAFLSRSGLEGSRGRVAERNSLDAPWTHTLDFHYDFEIPVTVVKAQITFDVLNLVNLIDSNSGIMRYVFNQTYVPLSYSGMDAASGKPIYTVNSGALDEGRPYSTNSLRSRWQLRIGARLTY, via the coding sequence ATGAAGAGCGACCAGAGCACGCTGCCTGGTGTCGCCGTGACGGCCCTTCACGTCCCGACCGGCACCCGGTACACCGCCGTGACCGCTGCGAACGGCCGCTTCAGCATCCTCAACGTCCGCGTCGGCGGCCCCTACACGGTGACGGCCGCGATCAGCGGCTTCCGCGAGTCGACCCAGAAGGACATCAACGTCGCCCTCGGCGAGAGCCGGCAGCTGACCTTCGCGCTCGACCTCGAGTCGGTGACCGAGAGCCTCGTCGTCACGGCCGAGAGCGCCCCCCTCATCTCTCCCGACCGGATGGGCTCGGGGACGGCCGTCTCCGAGGACCAGATGACGGCCCTGCCGACCATCAGCCGGCAGTTCCAGGACTTCGCCCGGACGAACCCGTACGTCAACGTCTCCCTGAGCGACGACGCGGGCTCCAGCATGTCCGTCTCGGGGAAGAACAACCGTTACAACACGATCCAGATCGACGGCGCGGTCAACAACGACCTGTTCGGTCTCGGCACCTACGGGTCGCCGGGCAGCCAGACGTACACGCAGCCGATCTCCCTCGACGCCGTCCAGGAGCTCCAGGTCGTCGTCTCCCCCTACGACATCAAGCAGAGCGGCTTCACCGGCGGCGCCATCAACGCCATCACCCGGAGCGGCTCGAACACCTGGTCGGCCTCGGTCTACGGCTCGACGCGGAACGAGAGCTTCGTCGGTGACAAGGTCCCGAACGCCTACGGCGACGAGTTCGACAGGCCCGTCGCCTCGTTCGACTCGGACACGTTCAGCGCCCGCCTCGGCGGGCCGATCGTCAAGGACAAGCTCTTCTTCTTCCTCAGCGGCGAGATGAACAGGCGCTCCGAGCCGACGGGCGGCGCGGCCGACGGTTCGGGAGTGAACAACTACAACAACCCGGCCGAGGCCGCCCGGTTCCGCAACATCCTGATCAGCAAGTACGGCTACGACCCGGGCACCCTCGGGGACTACAACGGCGACACGGACAGCGACCTCCTCGTCGGCAAGCTCGACTTCAATGTGAACGAGAGCAACAACGTCTCGCTGCGCCACAACTTCGTCGACGCCGCCCGCGACGTGACCCCGGCCCGTACCTCCAGCGTCTACGGCTTCGAGACGGCCGGGTACGCCATCGCCTCCAAGACGAACTCCACGGTCCTCCAGGTGAACAGCGTCTTCGGCGCTTCCTCGTTCAACGTCGGGCGCATCGGCTACCAGACGGTCCGGGACAGCCGCGAAGTGCCCGTGGCGTTCCCCTCGGTTTACATCTGCAACAACCCCAACACGTTCTGCACCGGGAACAACACGTACAAGCTCCTCGCCGGGACCGAGCGCTCCTCCGGGGCGAACGGGCTCGACCAGGACATCCTCGAGATCACCGACGACTTCACCCTCCTCAAGGGTGACCACACGATCACGCTCGGGACCCACAACGAGTTCTTCGACTTCTCGAACATCTTCATCCAGGACGTCACCGGGACGTACTTCTTCCGCAGCGTGGACGCCTTCGAGGCCGGGACCGCGGACCGCTACCAGGTCAAGTACGCCACTGGCTCCGACCCGCGCCGGGCGACCGAGTTCGGCGCCCAGCAGTGGGGCCTCTACGCCGGCGACCAGTGGAGGGTCAGCAACGCCTTCACGCTGAACCTCGGCCTGCGGGTCGACGTTCCGGTCCTCAACGACAAGCCGACCTACAACCCGGCCGTCGACACGGCCTTCGGCATCGACACGACCGAGGTGCCGAGCAGCCAGCTGATGATCTCCCCCCGCGTCGGCTTCAACTGGACGCCCACCAAGTCGGGCAAGGACCAGATCCGCGGCGGCGTCGGCGTCTTCGCGGGCCGCACGCCGTACGTCTGGATCTCCAACGCCTACGGCGGCACGGGCATCGAGAGAATCGACCTGAGCGCCAGCAACGTTCCGTTCAACCCGGATCCGTACAACCCGCCGATCAATTTCCCCCCCGGCACGGGCGCCGTGTCGGTCGACACCATCGACCCCGACTTCAAGTTCCCCATGATTCTCCGGTCGACCCTGGCCTACGACCGCGAGCTTCCGGGCGGCATCCGGGCGACCGTCGAGGGCATGTTCACGAAGACCCTGCAGGACGTCTTCTACCAGAACATCAACAAGGTCGAGACCGGCGCCACGACCTTCTGGGGCGCCCCGGTCTACGCGAACAAGAACTCCAGCTTCTCCAACGTCGTCAACCTCACGAACACGTCGCGGGGCGAGCAGCAGAACATTTCCCTGCAGCTCCAGAAGAACTTCCCCTTCGGTCTCTACCTGAGCGGCTCCTACGCCTACATGAAGGCCAAGGCCGCCTTCGAGGCGACCTCGAGCGTCGCGTTCTCGAACTGGCAGTTCCAGACCACGAACGGCGACATCTACACGGAGCACCTCACCCGGTCCTTCTTCGAGATCCCCCACCGCTTCACGGCCGTCGCGTCCCAGACCTTCCGGACGGGTCCCGTGGCCCACAACGTCGGGCTCGTCTTCAACGCCCAGTCGGGTCAGCCCTACTCGATGCTCATGGGGTCGAGCGGCGCCAGCGTGAACGGGGACGGCGCCACCAACAACGACCTCCTCTTCGTGCCCAACAACTACAGCGACGTCGTGTGGAGGGGCACCGGCGCCCCGACCGAGGAACAGTGGAACGCCTTCCTCTCCAGGTCGGGCCTCGAGGGCTCCCGTGGCCGCGTCGCCGAGCGTAACTCCCTCGACGCTCCGTGGACCCACACCCTCGACTTCCACTACGACTTCGAGATCCCCGTCACGGTCGTCAAGGCCCAGATCACGTTCGACGTCCTCAACCTCGTCAACCTGATCGACAGCAACTCCGGAATCATGCGGTACGTCTTCAACCAGACCTACGTCCCGCTCAGCTACTCGGGCATGGACGCCGCCTCTGGCAAGCCGATCTACACCGTCAACTCCGGCGCGCTCGACGAGGGCCGGCCCTACTCCACCAACAGCCTCCGCTCGCGCTGGCAGCTCCGGATCGGCGCGCGCCTGACCTACTGA
- a CDS encoding WbuC family cupin fold metalloprotein produces the protein MRSPVWLTKQGLEELSRGAAGGSRRRLNRNLHEMDDPVHRLLNAIEPGSWVRPHRHLDPPRTETLLVVSGSLGVVLFDDDGTVTDVATLDAGGGTFGVDLDAGTWHGLVALEPGTVFFETKPGPYVAPAPSDRAPWAPDEGEPGTGAAEEALRRLFERARP, from the coding sequence ATGCGGTCACCCGTCTGGCTCACGAAGCAAGGTCTCGAAGAGCTCTCGAGGGGCGCGGCCGGCGGCTCCCGGCGGCGCCTCAACAGGAACCTGCACGAGATGGACGACCCCGTCCACCGGCTCCTGAACGCCATCGAGCCGGGTAGCTGGGTCCGCCCGCACCGCCACCTCGACCCGCCCCGCACCGAGACGCTCCTCGTCGTGTCGGGATCGCTCGGCGTCGTCCTCTTCGACGACGACGGGACCGTGACGGACGTGGCGACGCTGGACGCGGGCGGCGGCACCTTCGGCGTCGACCTGGACGCCGGGACGTGGCACGGCCTCGTCGCGCTCGAGCCGGGGACCGTTTTCTTCGAGACGAAGCCGGGGCCCTACGTGGCGCCCGCTCCCTCCGACCGGGCCCCTTGGGCCCCCGACGAAGGGGAGCCGGGCACCGGGGCGGCCGAGGAGGCGCTGCGGCGGCTCTTCGAGCGCGCACGGCCGTAA
- a CDS encoding nucleotidyltransferase domain-containing protein translates to MSGAGKSMLDALQERAKELHCLYRVHEICGKVESPLDEAFHEVVAIIPVGMEHPAETFVRLAVGPAVYETPGAEKTPWVLAAPIRVQGEVVGHLEVFYRQAFPPADEGPFLKEERRLINTIAELLGQLLLQRRLASSLHRVDGVGLPLPADAGDWWVITDFLRQIDRPGYVKIARRMLNYLCWSGVEEAQRLLPRFTGSWSGPAGPEEPSDENRPMARRSMDALLKVAEEVFEIASRHMAPAEIRSSIQKWIKDSRSGFLAEALENQGSSLTDLAQALTRFQHAALNDRELSRSIQVDLRAALTRRFLTDQLQFVGVAKNFIEVSDFQELTRRIICPTGSHGKVGGKSSGLFLAVQIVRKSEEYAEALKDIRIPKTWYLTSDGVIDFIEFNHLEDLYDRKYLEIDQVRREYPHIIQVFKNSQFSPEIVKGLSVALDDFEERPIIVRSSSLLEDRAGASFSGKYKSLFLANQGTKKERLAALMDAIAEVYASIFGPDPIEYRAERGLLDVHEEMGILIQEVVGSRVGRYFLPSFAGVAFSNNEFRWSPRIRREDGLVRMVPGLGTRAVDRVGDDFPILIAPGQPGLRVNVTADEIVRYAPRRADVINLETRRFETVEMETLLREAGSSLPGIENMVSVCEDGGIHRPMMVDYEAQAKDLVVTFEGLVTGTPFVTQIRSLLRLLQEKLDGPVDLEFASDGKDLYLLQCRPQSFSEESHAAFIPRDLPPESVVFSANRFVSNGRVPEITHVVYVDPEGYAALADVESLRRVGRAVGRLNKVLPRHLFVLIGPGRWGSRGDIKLGVPVTYSDINNTSVLIEVARRKGNYVPDLSFGTHFFQDLVEASIRYLPLFPDDPGVAFNERFLLESPNILASVAPEFADLARTVRVIDVPASTGGLVLRVLMNADLDRAVGLLTPPGSADDRRSDVRGNTRGGALPSAPGEQHRWRIQVAERIGAEVDAERFGVRGMWLVGSSKDGTAGPASDLDLVLHTDDDPVRREALATWLDGWSLCLAEMNYLRTGTRAKGLLDVHFLSDSDFSRGTGWAAKVKAVKDPARPLPLRRAKSSASGAPEGRDS, encoded by the coding sequence ATGAGCGGAGCCGGCAAGTCGATGCTCGACGCCCTGCAGGAGCGGGCCAAGGAGCTGCACTGCCTCTATCGGGTCCACGAGATCTGCGGGAAGGTCGAGTCGCCCCTCGACGAGGCCTTCCACGAGGTGGTCGCGATCATCCCGGTCGGCATGGAGCACCCGGCGGAGACGTTCGTGAGGCTCGCGGTCGGTCCGGCCGTCTACGAGACCCCCGGCGCCGAGAAGACGCCCTGGGTGCTCGCGGCCCCGATCCGGGTCCAGGGCGAGGTCGTCGGCCACCTCGAGGTCTTCTACCGCCAGGCCTTCCCGCCCGCGGACGAGGGACCGTTCCTCAAGGAGGAGCGGCGGCTCATCAACACGATCGCCGAGCTCCTCGGGCAGCTCCTCCTCCAGCGGCGGCTCGCCTCCTCGCTCCACAGGGTCGACGGCGTCGGGCTTCCTCTCCCCGCCGACGCCGGTGACTGGTGGGTCATAACGGACTTCCTGCGCCAGATCGACCGTCCCGGCTACGTGAAGATCGCCCGACGGATGCTCAACTACCTCTGCTGGAGCGGCGTCGAGGAGGCGCAGCGCCTCCTCCCCCGGTTCACGGGGAGCTGGAGTGGCCCGGCGGGGCCGGAGGAGCCGAGCGACGAGAACCGGCCGATGGCCCGGCGCAGCATGGATGCCCTCCTGAAGGTCGCGGAGGAGGTCTTCGAGATCGCCTCGAGACACATGGCCCCGGCGGAGATCCGGTCGAGCATCCAGAAGTGGATCAAGGACAGCCGGTCGGGCTTCCTGGCGGAGGCGCTGGAGAACCAGGGGTCGTCGCTGACCGATCTCGCGCAGGCGCTGACGCGCTTTCAGCACGCCGCGCTCAACGACCGGGAGCTCTCACGATCGATCCAGGTCGACCTGCGCGCCGCGCTCACGCGGCGATTCCTGACAGACCAGCTCCAGTTCGTGGGCGTCGCGAAGAACTTCATCGAAGTGTCCGACTTCCAGGAGCTGACGCGGCGGATCATCTGCCCCACCGGGAGCCACGGGAAGGTCGGCGGGAAGAGCAGCGGCCTCTTCCTCGCCGTGCAGATCGTGAGGAAGTCCGAGGAATACGCCGAGGCTCTCAAGGACATCCGGATCCCGAAGACCTGGTACCTCACCTCGGACGGCGTCATCGACTTCATCGAGTTCAACCACCTCGAGGACCTCTATGACCGCAAGTACCTCGAGATCGACCAGGTGCGGCGCGAGTACCCGCACATCATCCAGGTCTTCAAGAACAGCCAGTTCTCTCCCGAGATCGTCAAGGGACTCTCGGTCGCCCTCGACGACTTCGAGGAGCGGCCGATCATCGTGAGGAGCTCGAGCCTCCTCGAGGACCGCGCCGGGGCCTCCTTCTCGGGCAAGTACAAGAGCCTCTTCCTCGCGAACCAGGGAACGAAGAAGGAGCGGCTGGCGGCGCTGATGGACGCCATCGCCGAGGTCTACGCCTCGATCTTCGGTCCCGACCCGATCGAGTACCGGGCCGAGCGGGGGCTCCTCGACGTCCACGAGGAGATGGGGATCCTGATCCAGGAAGTCGTCGGCTCGCGCGTCGGGCGATACTTCCTTCCGTCCTTCGCCGGCGTCGCCTTCTCGAACAACGAGTTCCGCTGGTCGCCCCGCATCCGGCGGGAGGACGGCCTCGTCCGGATGGTCCCGGGACTCGGGACGCGAGCCGTCGACAGGGTCGGCGACGACTTCCCGATCCTCATCGCCCCGGGACAGCCGGGGCTTCGCGTGAACGTGACGGCCGACGAGATCGTCCGCTACGCGCCCCGGCGCGCCGACGTCATCAACCTCGAGACGCGGCGGTTCGAGACGGTCGAGATGGAGACGCTCCTGCGCGAGGCCGGCAGCAGCCTCCCCGGCATCGAGAACATGGTCTCCGTCTGCGAGGACGGAGGGATCCACCGCCCCATGATGGTCGACTACGAGGCCCAGGCGAAAGACCTCGTCGTCACGTTCGAGGGCCTCGTCACGGGCACGCCGTTCGTGACGCAGATCCGGTCGCTCCTGAGGCTTCTCCAGGAGAAGCTCGACGGACCGGTCGACCTGGAATTCGCCTCGGACGGGAAGGATCTCTACCTCCTCCAGTGCCGGCCCCAGAGCTTCTCCGAAGAGAGCCACGCGGCGTTCATCCCCCGCGACCTTCCGCCCGAGAGCGTCGTCTTCTCCGCGAACCGGTTCGTCTCGAACGGGAGGGTTCCCGAGATCACGCACGTCGTCTACGTCGACCCCGAGGGCTACGCCGCTCTCGCCGACGTCGAGTCTCTGCGCCGCGTCGGGCGCGCCGTCGGCCGGCTGAACAAGGTCCTCCCACGGCACCTGTTCGTCCTGATCGGTCCCGGCCGGTGGGGGAGCCGCGGGGACATCAAGCTCGGCGTCCCCGTCACGTACTCCGACATCAACAACACCTCGGTCCTGATCGAGGTGGCGCGCAGGAAAGGCAACTACGTCCCGGACCTCTCCTTCGGCACCCACTTCTTCCAGGACCTCGTCGAGGCGAGCATCCGCTACCTGCCGCTCTTCCCGGACGACCCCGGGGTCGCCTTCAACGAGCGATTCCTCCTCGAGTCGCCGAACATCCTGGCTTCGGTCGCGCCCGAGTTCGCGGATCTCGCGCGGACCGTGCGGGTCATCGACGTGCCGGCGTCGACGGGCGGTCTCGTCCTGCGCGTGTTGATGAATGCGGACCTCGACAGGGCCGTCGGACTGCTCACACCTCCCGGCTCCGCGGACGATCGGCGGTCGGACGTGAGAGGGAACACCCGGGGCGGGGCGCTCCCCTCCGCCCCGGGCGAGCAGCACCGCTGGCGGATCCAGGTGGCCGAGAGGATCGGGGCCGAGGTCGATGCGGAGCGGTTCGGTGTCAGGGGCATGTGGCTCGTCGGTTCGTCGAAGGACGGCACCGCGGGACCCGCGAGCGATCTCGACCTCGTCCTGCACACCGATGACGACCCGGTGAGGCGCGAGGCTCTGGCGACGTGGCTGGACGGCTGGAGTCTCTGCCTGGCCGAGATGAACTATCTCCGGACGGGCACGAGGGCGAAGGGGCTCCTCGACGTGCACTTCCTCTCGGATTCCGACTTCTCCCGCGGGACGGGCTGGGCCGCGAAGGTGAAGGCCGTGAAGGACCCGGCCCGGCCGCTGCCGCTGCGACGAGCGAAGAGCAGTGCTTCCGGCGCCCCAGAGGGCCGCGACTCGTAG
- a CDS encoding Glu/Leu/Phe/Val dehydrogenase, whose amino-acid sequence MKSPFNPFEMAQAQFDKAADVLGLDAATRELLRFPLREYHIAIPVRMDDGSVKVFRGFRIQHNDSRGPCKGGIRFHPHETADTVRALAMWMTWKCAVVDIPLGGGKGGVICDPHHLSAREQEGICRGWIRQVAKNVGPVNDVPAPDVMTTPQHMLWMLDEFEVINGGKYPGFITGKPVGAGGSLGRTEATGYGVVYTIREALKLKGIDIATTKASVQGFGNVSQYAIRLFQQLGGKVVCVSSWDQGDQTSYSFRKLSGVDADELLGITDRFGGIDKSKATGLGYEVLPGGAWIEQDVEILIPAALENQITGETVLKIKPSVKIIAEGANGPTTPEADKVIQERGIYVIPDFLANAGGVTCSYFEQVQCNMNFFWEKDEVLQKLDSKMTSAFHAVHELAQKRNLYMRDAAYVIAVSRVAKACKDRGWA is encoded by the coding sequence ATGAAGAGTCCGTTCAACCCCTTCGAGATGGCCCAGGCCCAGTTCGACAAGGCCGCCGACGTCCTCGGCCTCGACGCCGCGACCCGCGAGCTGCTGAGGTTCCCGCTCCGCGAGTACCACATCGCGATCCCCGTCCGGATGGACGACGGGAGCGTGAAGGTCTTCCGCGGCTTCCGCATCCAGCACAACGATTCACGCGGTCCCTGCAAGGGCGGCATCCGCTTCCACCCGCACGAGACGGCCGACACGGTCCGCGCCCTGGCGATGTGGATGACGTGGAAGTGCGCGGTCGTCGACATCCCGCTCGGCGGCGGCAAGGGCGGCGTCATCTGCGACCCGCACCACCTGAGCGCCCGCGAGCAGGAAGGGATCTGCCGCGGCTGGATCCGCCAGGTCGCCAAGAACGTCGGCCCGGTCAACGACGTCCCGGCGCCCGACGTCATGACGACCCCGCAGCACATGCTCTGGATGCTCGACGAGTTCGAGGTCATCAACGGCGGCAAGTACCCCGGCTTCATCACCGGCAAGCCGGTCGGCGCGGGCGGCTCCCTCGGCCGGACCGAGGCGACGGGCTACGGCGTCGTCTACACGATCCGCGAGGCGCTCAAGCTCAAGGGCATCGACATCGCGACGACGAAGGCGTCGGTCCAGGGCTTCGGCAACGTCTCCCAGTACGCCATCCGCCTCTTCCAGCAGCTGGGCGGCAAGGTCGTCTGCGTCTCCTCGTGGGACCAGGGCGACCAGACGTCGTACTCCTTCCGCAAGCTCAGCGGCGTCGACGCGGACGAGCTCCTCGGGATCACCGACCGCTTCGGTGGCATCGACAAGTCGAAGGCCACCGGACTCGGCTACGAGGTTCTCCCCGGCGGCGCGTGGATCGAGCAGGACGTCGAAATCCTCATTCCGGCCGCGCTCGAGAACCAGATCACGGGCGAGACGGTCCTGAAGATCAAGCCGAGCGTGAAGATCATCGCCGAGGGCGCCAACGGGCCGACGACGCCCGAGGCCGACAAGGTGATCCAGGAGCGCGGCATCTACGTCATCCCCGACTTCCTCGCCAACGCCGGCGGCGTCACCTGCAGCTACTTCGAGCAGGTGCAGTGCAACATGAACTTCTTCTGGGAGAAGGACGAGGTCCTCCAGAAGCTCGACTCGAAGATGACCTCGGCGTTCCACGCCGTCCACGAGCTCGCGCAGAAGCGCAATCTCTACATGCGCGACGCGGCCTACGTCATCGCGGTCTCCCGCGTGGCCAAGGCCTGCAAGGACCGCGGCTGGGCCTGA